The DNA sequence TTAATTGCATAAGTATTTTTTCTGCTTACTTCTAAGGATATGCTTGGAATTATATTTACAACTAGGGCAGAAACCAGCATAAAAGGTAAATAAACAAATGGAGAGACCATACCTGAGATAGTCCCATATATACCTAGAGCATTAGAGTATGTAATCCCAGATAATGCAAGTCTAGAGGGGATTATCATTGAACTTATGGAGTTTAAAACTATATTAGACATACGATTACAAGTTATAGGGAGTGACATTTTAACTGTATCGTAAGATGCAGAAATAAACTCTCTCATATCGATTGTATATTTATTATCTATATAAGGTTTTTTGGCTAGGCCAAAAGTCATAAAAATTAAACTAGTACACTCACCAATGGAGATGCCTACTATAGCGGATAAGCATACTAAAGTAGGATTGTCAAAATTTTTAGCTATTAAGTAAACGAATAAAATTTTAGTAACTTGTTCTAATATTTGAGAAATTGCAGGTATATTTACTTTTTTTATGCCATAGTAGTAACCTCTAACTATATTTGATAATGTTATTGCTATAATAGCTGGGCATATTGCAAATATAAAGATAGAAAGATGGTTACTATGTAAAATTTTAATAGATAAGTAGTTAGAGTTAAATCCAGTAAACAAAGCTATAATAGTTGCTATAAAAAACGATATGTATATTGCTGAAATGAAAAGTGTATTTGTGCCGTGTTTATCATTAAAAGCTTTTTTTCTAGCTACTAGACAGCTAAGAGCAGTTGGTATTCCTGTTGTTGTCAAGGCTATACAAATCATTAAAAAGTTAAAAACTAGATGATAAACACCTAAATGGATATCTGATAAATTATGAGATAAAAATATTTTATATAAAAATCCGATAATTCTTACTACGAAGTTGGATATAAATAAAATTAAAGTTGAGTATACAAGATTAGGAATTTTCAATTTCACCACCTCCTATCTTAAGATATATTCAAATTTATATATAAAAATGAAAAAAATATAGCTCTATATATTATAGAGCTATATTTTTTATATTAAATTTTCTATATTTTTGAACTTAGGTTTCATAGAATCAAATGTAGTTATATACTTAAATCCAAAATCATTTAACTTTTTATAAATATAATCAAACTTATACGCTATTTGAGATGGAATATGGGAATCTGATCCAGTTGTTATAATTTCACCACCTAAATCTTTATACAACTTAAGTATGTTAGATGATGGTGTTAAATCTTTTAATCCATACCTAAAACAAGATGTATTAATTTCTATTCCTTTTCCTTTATTTATAGCTTCTTTTAATATAGCCTCGATGATTTCATAGAAAAGTTTATCATCAAGTTCACATTTATAATCTCCATACCTTTTAATTAAATCAAGATGACCTAATACTGAGTAATCATCATAGCTTTTTACTATTTCGTATAATGTTTCATAATACTTGTTATATGCTTGTAATTGAGTTTTATTATTAAAAAAAGTTCCGTTATATAGATCTATTTTATCAATTGCATGCATAGAGCAAATAACAAAGTCAAAAGGATAATTTTTTATATCATTAGAACATTTTTGGACTATATGAGGTTGTAGACCCATTTCTATACCTTTTTTTATAGTAATTTTATCGCTATATTTATTTTTAAGATTTTCTATATTTTTAAAATAAGCATTGTAATCTGTCTCAAATTCAATATCACTTATTACATCGTAGTCAACGTGATCTGTAAAACATATTTCTTTTAAGCCTAAATCTATAGATTTTTTAACCATATCTTCCATGTCAGTT is a window from the Paraclostridium sordellii genome containing:
- a CDS encoding oligosaccharide flippase family protein, whose translation is MKLKIPNLVYSTLILFISNFVVRIIGFLYKIFLSHNLSDIHLGVYHLVFNFLMICIALTTTGIPTALSCLVARKKAFNDKHGTNTLFISAIYISFFIATIIALFTGFNSNYLSIKILHSNHLSIFIFAICPAIIAITLSNIVRGYYYGIKKVNIPAISQILEQVTKILFVYLIAKNFDNPTLVCLSAIVGISIGECTSLIFMTFGLAKKPYIDNKYTIDMREFISASYDTVKMSLPITCNRMSNIVLNSISSMIIPSRLALSGITYSNALGIYGTISGMVSPFVYLPFMLVSALVVNIIPSISLEVSRKNTYAIKRKIFFSILITLIMGILCSFLFYFFGEDLCIFVFKNELAGTYLKNMFLIPLFLSLNHIISGILHSVGKEYISSLIGILSMIFQTTLLYFILPIPNVGINGYIIILTIIPFISFLACTLVLFKYLKSLR
- a CDS encoding histidinol-phosphatase HisJ family protein; this encodes MYYDYHMHSNFSADSQTDMEDMVKKSIDLGLKEICFTDHVDYDVISDIEFETDYNAYFKNIENLKNKYSDKITIKKGIEMGLQPHIVQKCSNDIKNYPFDFVICSMHAIDKIDLYNGTFFNNKTQLQAYNKYYETLYEIVKSYDDYSVLGHLDLIKRYGDYKCELDDKLFYEIIEAILKEAINKGKGIEINTSCFRYGLKDLTPSSNILKLYKDLGGEIITTGSDSHIPSQIAYKFDYIYKKLNDFGFKYITTFDSMKPKFKNIENLI